Genomic window (Musa acuminata AAA Group cultivar baxijiao chromosome BXJ1-9, Cavendish_Baxijiao_AAA, whole genome shotgun sequence):
ctaattttttatataaaaatatatgaggaatataagatttgatcacACAATCCTGTTATCAACAGTCAAAATCTATATCCTTCGGAGAACCCTAAGTCGAGATCGGCATCTGGTGGCGATCTGCCTGCACGACTTCAGAAAAGAGATAAGGTTATTAAACCTAATGctgcaaaaaaatataaatctacAGAAAAAAAGTTCTTAAGAGAGTGAATTACTGGCATGGCATAACCATCATTAAGACATGATTGAAATGAAATGGAGGCTTATTTTTTAAAGGAAGATGAAATGGAGAATCCTCTGGCTTTACATAATGAGATACCAATATATGCTAAATTATTTGTTTTCTCCATTGCAAATATATGAGCCAAAACAGTTCCATTAAACAATGCTAATTGTTCTGTTGCCAAACGAAATTTCCGGGCTTCTACTGGCACTAGTTGAAAGACAAAATGGGTTAGTAGGATATAACGAAACCCAAACCTTTTGCAGTCCAGAAGTGATTTCATCGGTCTCCATGTGCTCCATGTGATGGGTGGCATCTACAACTAAgtgaagctcttcatgagcaaagTCTTCCTCCATAAGCGGTGGTAGCAGAAAGGTTAAGCTCCTGGCATCATCATTATTCTCAAAATACTTTGCAAGTTCTGTGGcacaagatataggatactttcaCATCATTTTAAGGAGAGAATTCATAATATCAAGTCCGTAAACATAATCAGTAAATGAATAATTACAACAGACCGAATCATTTATTactacagcaacaacaacaatagtTAAGTTCAGAGTGCTAACCGAATCACTCGGTATCATTTATTACTCAGGTTACTAAAAAACGTCTGCATTCTCTGAGTTGTAATTAATATCAAACAGATAAATAGATCATCCAACCAGACTAAACTGAACTAAGAAAGAATACAGCTCTATTTAATGTAAGACAAAATGGGATTTATGAGAATTTTTTGCACCTGGTGAACGAGGCTACATCTCTCTGGATGTCATGAGATGGGCAAACTTGAGATTGAGGACCAGATTCTCTGCCTCACCTCACATTCAAGCCAGCACACTGTGACTTATTCTATGGTTGTACTGGTCAAACGACATTTAAGCCATCACAATTACTGTATACTGTGTGCAATGTATCGGCTTTCCATGTATGCTTTGCACCACAGGTTCTCACAGTCAATCAGATGGTCGAGATTTGCTGAAGTTCATTGAAACAAGTGATCGGAAGAGTGCATTCTTACAGGATATAAAAGAAAAGAGGTGacatgaacctaaaaagaagttGAAGATGAAAAGTAACACTCTACAAGTAATGATGGTGATAGAAGAATCCACAGAAGAGATTGTTATGTGGAAGACCACCAATGGACTAATCTGAACATGAAATAAAATTGATGGAGACGAAAAAGCAGTAAAGGATGGTGAACCACTTATGCCGACGGAGAGAAGGAAACCCCTCCAAAATGTGGATGGATGGTCTAGTGGGCTCCCGAGTGTGGCAAAGCTTCACACTCCTACTTCTAGTCCTAGTGGCACTAGAGTTATAGTAGCAGAGTTACCTTTACTATGCAGGTCATGGTTCGTAATCTTGTAGGGGATAATGGTTTTACATGTATGCTAACACATCACATTTGAAGTATATCATTCCATAAATTTACAATATATAAGGTTACATAGCCATAGGCCTTTTACTTTTGTCGAACAAGACTTTCATAAAGCTTTCAAGAAGTAATCAGAGCTAATCTTGTTTAAATAATGAGCTGCTCAAGATTGGAATGATAGCATAAAAAAAGCTGAGCACTAGAGCTGAAATACCTTTTCTGTAAGGTTGCACCATCGTGTGTTGCGAGTTGCACCTACCTGTCCTGCAGGTTACAGCAAAGACAGCATGGCAGAATATAATTTTAAGTATTTATGAACTTCAAAAACTACAAATGCTTTCTGCAAAAACAGTATGACAGGATACAATGGTAAAGtacaaatcaatcacaaaatccaCAACTATAATCATAGCATCCATCAACATCAAGTCCTCCATGAAAAATAAACAATAGTGAATGTGCATGTCTTCATCAATTGTTAACCCTAAGCTCTTGCATCATCTTCACCATTCTTGAACATTAAGGTTGATGGTAAGAGTTAAACTTCTAATAAAGTTTGACATAACATTTCTTGCCTCCTGTAATAATGAAATACTTAAAGATGCTCGAACAGAGTATTCACAATATAAAGCCCACATGAAATACAAAATATTTCTAACCTGTTTGTGGCTTTCAACAAGCAAACTTTGATATGTCCCATTTCATGATACTAACAAGGccatacaaaaaaaaatgatcGTTGATAATATGAATGTTCTGGACATCATGCATAAAACCAGATCATTGATAAGGTTGACAACTCCCGCTGACCGAAAAAATAGGTTGACCATTCACATTCAGTGGATCAGCAATGTTAAACTTTTGCCTAAACTGTTCAATGAAATCTAATGCAATTTGTGTGTTATCTTCGGATGTGCATCCAAAATCTGCAAACACGGCAGACTTTTTGGATATCAAATCATACCGCCGCATCTCAGGAGTTGAATTCCAGTTATTATAGCTGACTTTTACTTTTGTGTGTTCCCTTCTGAAGTCCTTCCTCCACCTTGGAAGAATGTACTTTTGTGGCACCAAATACACACCTTTCACTGTGAGTAAAGTAATGGTATGGCGACATAAAATTCCTTGAAACTCAAATAAACGACAACTGCATCTCACATCAAATTCTGCCTGCTTGAAATAAACAGTGAAACAGACCTTTTGGTTACTCAAGCCATTCTCAACAACCATGTCTTCTATAACCTCATACACACCAAAGTCATCTTCTTCTTTCATGGAATGCACATAACAGAACATTTTCCCCTTAAACTCCTCCTGAATTTCTTTAAATTTATTATTGGTGTATGCTTGTTGAAATTGTTTCTCGATATTGTAGTGACTTACGCAGGGACAATAGCAGTTCAACGAGTTCAAATCTTCTTGTAATTCTTTCTCAACTTTAGTCTTTAGTGCTTTATCATATCGTTCCACAAACTGTTTTAGCGTGGTTTTCGAGTTCACATGTCCTTCAAAGAATTCATGCACATTTTCACTTCTCTGTGTTGTCGACATTCCTGCCCAAAAACTATCTTTCACATAAACTGGAACCCAACGATGACGGTCGTCATACAATGTACTCAACCATGCATTAGATTGAAGACTATACTTCTGAATCATCTGGCCCCagttgaaatcaaactcttctttgCTCATCGAGTCATATACAGCTTGCATCAAGGTGGCTTTCACTTGTTCATTGTTGGAATGACAGCTTAAATTTCCATGAATTTTCTTCATTATTTGCCATAAACACCATCTGTGTTGAGCCTCAGGGAAGACAATCTCGATGGCCTTATGTATAGCCATATCTTGATCAGTAATTACAGCCTTTGGTGCATTGCCAGACATGCATGCAAGCCACTGCATGAACAACCACACAAATGTTTCGGTATCCTCACCCGATACGAGCCCACAACCAAAGAGCAAAGGTTGACCATGATGATTAATTCCAACAAAAGTAACAAATGGCAGATCATATTTGTTTGTCAGGTAGGTAGTATCAAAAGAGACAACATCAGTAAATGACTTGTAGGCCGCTCGACTCCTCTCATCTGCCCAGAAAATATTTCTGATGTGACCATCTTCATTAAAATCCAGGGAATAATAAAAATTGGAGTTCTGCTCCTGCATTCTATTGAAATAGTTGCAAACCACCCCAGCATCTCCAACACCAAGACACAGTTTCCTTCTTTTGTCAATGTTGTCAATATAGTTCTGACAAACCTTCTCTAAGGACGGTTCACTTTCATGTCCTCCGCATTCATCAGCAGAAGAAGTAAGAGTCTTTGCCACCGTAACTCCAGCTTCATCAATCTTCTCTCGCCGTCTTTTCATACTGGTACCAACACTCCTCCGGCGTGGAAGATAACGCGCTCTGGTCGGACTCAGTTCATGGTTATGCTCGAGAAAAACAGACGTCACTCGCACGACACCATCATCATACACTCTTGCATTGAGCTTTGCATTACACTCGATCTTCATCGTCAAGCTCGGATTCACCAACTTTTCTCGTTTACATCTCGACTTCCCACCACGACCACATGAAAGCGTGACGAAGTGCAATCTCCCTTGTTTATCATTTTTGGTCGACTTTTTGAACACCGGAAAACCTTCTTGGTTGCCATATGTTTTGTAGAATTCGTACAATTCGTCGATACAATTAAATATCATTCCGGCAGAAGGTGGTTCAACTACATCATTCACTTTTGAGCTAGAATCTAACTCGCCTTTGTTCCCATCTTGTACGACAATGACAGGCATGCTTGTGTTCTCCTTGGGAGGCATACGTTGTTCCATCTCGTCTCCCATCCACTGTACATATATGTGTAGTAGTAGTACCTTAATCTATGCCATAAACGGAGCCCACATCACATGAAACCCAATGCACAGGCAAAACCAAGTCAAGACCTCAATCAAATCCACTGGAATCAAATCATGAGCTTATTATGTGAAAGGATCGGTGCTGACGAAACCCTAATTGATAGAAAAGAAGTAACCCTAGTTAAAGCCCAAATTGGGGAACCACTCACTCTAAAACCTGAGCCAGAGAATAGGATTACCTCCGTACGAGTAACAAACGGTGTGAGGAACTCcgggggagggagggaggaagatGCCCTAGCCACCTCTTGCAGCGACAGATGGAGAAGGAATGCGACGGATGGACAGAGGAGCGAGGGAGCTGCGAACGATGAAGAGAGCCCGGGCGAAGCAGTGAGAGACGGAGGAAACTGGGAGAAATGAAAAGGAGTGAGGTCTGAGAGAGCAAGGAGAGGAAGACCGAGAAAGGGGGCGGCAGCTCGAGGCCCTGGGGACGAAGAGCGGTCGTGTCCCGTGTTGGACCTGAAATCGCGACTTAATCGCGTTGAGCGTCCCAACTCGTAGACCTAGTCGCTCAGGGAAGCCACGATTTACTAGAAACTTTGTCGTGCCCATATCGCCTCTGTCGCTCCAACATACCACAGTTTGATCCCGTGGCTTTCTCATCTTACGTGGACCACTCACGACCTCAAGGGTTGCTCAAAATGGCGTGGGACCCACGAAAGGGTTGGAAGCTGGAGCCGCGGATAACACTGGACCGAACCATCACCAAGGTTCGTTACGAGCCACCGAGACGACTCCCCGAATCGTAGCTTATGTCGACCGGAGAGTCGCGTCCGAACTGGAGTGGGAAAGATCGCTGGCGTCGAATTTGGAGCGGAGCGGAGGCGAAGAAGAAGAGACCCGAAGAGGGAAATCGCGGTGAGCTCGCGCTCCATGACGCCGCATCAACAAATAAAGCAGGCGAGGCCCGATCGATCTCCGCGATCAGTGTAACGAAAAAATTGCGCCGAAAACGCAGAAACTCCGACCGCCCGCCTCCGGATGAGATCTTCTCTGACATCTCGGCGGATCGTTGGAAGCAGGTACGATGAATTATATTGGAGGTTCATCACTTGCTCTTTTGCGTATGCTCCCAGAAATCTTTGCCTTTCCGTGGGAAGGTCCTGCGATTGATTAGTCTTCGTGCTCCAATGCACGCATGGTGTTCGAGATAAAGCGCGTCGCGAAATGGGTAATCCTCGACAAGGTATTGGTCGAATGCATCATCATAGTTGCACTAGAATTAGGCCTAGTACATGCATATGGTGGTCATAAATTGACTGACCTTCGTGTTTGAGCCAATTCTCTTGCTTGCTCCAGACAATGTTTAGGAACAACCAGCCTCTGCTTTCTGCCTTTTGATCTTGGAATGCAAGTTTAATGCTTGGATTTTAGGAGTGTCATCCTGTCTTCTGAACAGGTTCTGTTCGTGTAAGGTGGGCAACAGCATTGATGTCACTCCTTGCATGGGTTACCTCTCCGACACAGATTTTTAGGGCATGTCAAGAACAGGAACAGGATAATTACAACGTGATTGACGGAGAAAAAGAAGCAAAACCAGTAACGTATTCCCCGTCGCCGCATGCGCCTCCTCGTGTATCGTCGTCATGCATGACATCTCCCTATGACGACTCACCACGTctgcgggagagagagagagagagagagagagaaggagaggaacAACTGCTGCTGCTGGGGTCATCTCCTCCATGTTTCACGTTCGCTTCTTACAGTTGACCGAAactactgctgctgctggggTCATTTCCTCCATGTTTCACGTTCACTTCCTACGGTAGACCAAAAGTGGCGCTCTTCGTTTCCggtacgtctctctctctctctctctctctctctctctctctctctctctctccccacctACCGCCTCAGTATCACCTAATGCACAAATTCAACAGCCACAGCTGGTAAGCTTACGTCCCTTAACACGCCATGACCGTAAAAAGAGAATGGTACTTTACTGACGTTGGTTTTGGACGGACCCCCAGGAGGTAAACTTACCTGTGGTGATGCATGCTTCCACTGATCTTATAGAAACGCAGCATCAGCCTGCATGTCTCGCTGCGATCCGCAACGGAGGACTGAGCTTGCTGTAGTTTCTGAGGAGACATGGAAGTGGCACAGGAATGGCCCGAGCCCATTGTCCGGGTGCAGAGCTTGGCTGATGCCGAAGCCATCCCCGAGAGGTACATCAAGCCACCGTCCGAGCGTCCCAATCTGAATCCCGGCACGGCCATGGCGGCAGGTGAGACAGAATGCCTTCCCGTCGTAGACCTCGGCGGGCTTAGAGGTGGCGCGGCGGAGAGGCAGGCGACGATGCGCGCCGTGTCGGATGCGTGCAGGGAGTGGGGTTTCTTCCAGGCGGTGAACCACGGGGTGAGCCCAGCGCTGACGGCGGCGGTCAGGGAGGCGTGGAGGCAGTTCTTCCATCTTCCCATGGCGGAGAAGCAGGCGTATGCCAATTCCCCCACCTCGTTCGAGGGCTACGGCAGCCGCCTCGGGGTCAAGAAGGGCGCCATTCTTGACTGGGGCGACTACTTCTTCCTTCAGCTGTTACCGCAGTCCATCAAGAACTACGACAAATGGCCAACACTTCCTGCTTCCTTGAGGTACCCACACACacactctttctctttcctcatCCCCGAGAGGTCACGGAGCGATGCCATCGGAGCAGGGAGACGACTGAGGCCTACGGCGACGAACTGGTGAAGTTGTGCGGGGTGATAAAGGAGGTGCTGTCGTTAACCCTAGGAATGGACGAAGGGTTCCTTCACAGAGGATTCGGGGAGCCTGGCGCTTGCATGAGGGTGAACTTCTATCCCAAGTGCCCGCAGCCGGAGCTCACCCTCGGCCTCTCTCCCCACTCCGACCCCGGTGGGATGACCGTGCTGCTCACCGACGAGCACGTCAAGGGGCTGCAGGTGCGCAAGGCCGACGACTGGATCACGGTGCAGCCGATCCCTGATGCTCTCATCGTCAACATCGGCGACCAAATCCAGGTTCGCTtacttcctcctcctctccctgcATGAGGTCACGTAAGCGAGATAGCTCTGCTCTCTGCATGGGATACGCGACTAAATTACATACATATCCCTCTACGATTAGCTTATCTTCTGATTATTATGCCCCCCTTTAGGTATATTTTttgcatatttttttatgaatataatatatatgaaattttagAAAGGACAAATATGTCATttcagataatttttttttgcttcgCGTGCATGCCTACGTTGCAAATGTTACTAAGCCGTAGGAGAAAGATAGTGTCAATATCGATCATTAAGGATATCTTATGATGGACATAATATTGTAATTTTCTTATGATCTTCTAATGATTTAGCATTTAGAAAGcatgaaatatttatattttggatTAGCTGCCAATAACGAGTAAGATTAAATGCCTCTAAGTAGATATTATAATGATTAAAGCTTCATATGCAACCAAAAGAATTAGGATGATGAGTTGAtaatattagattattttatttGAACGTCGACTATTTCTtctataaaaaagagaaaaagaaaatgtgaCCTACTACTTGAAGTGGCTAATCAATCAACTTTCTCTAATTTGCACGATCCATCTTAGATCAAGAAACTTCGAATTCTATAAGAGTATCCCGAAAGCAAATGATCCATCAATTAATGCCGTGATACAATGTTTAAGTTGTTGATCATTATCAATCTGTTCGAAAGCTTAGGCATGTAGATGATACAAAACATTTTATTATGTATATAAAGAATGAAGTTTGAGGATGAAATGACGAATGGTTTTACCTTTTTTTCTCATGTGATTTGCATAGGTAAAGTTCTTTCTTAAGGAAAAAAGCATGTATGCATTTCCACGGTCTCATTGCCACAAAAAATTAGGTCAACTTTAAGAGATAGATAGCATCATCTTTCCACTAATTCTACAGTTCCTCCTTTGGTCTAATGGTGACTCAAAAGTaccaacaaaaaggggaagaaatgtGCCTTATGCACCGAAAAGTTGGTCACGATAAGATCGGCATAGATTACAATCAATATAATAAATGAACAGTCTAATCATATTAAAACATATGCTTCGCGTGGTTGTAAGAATAATTGAGTTAGCTTCCAAGATCATAGTAGATATATATTATCACTTAAATATTTCGGATTATAGTTCAAGTTTAACAAATTAATGAGTCATTTATTTCATCGGACCCCATGTCAAAATAATCTCGAATTTCTACGTATGTCCATGGATTGAAAATAAGGTTTCCACATATCTATCTCTTTTTAAAtagtatatttacatatattctttaaaatataaatattattggcATACATCCCTTTCATATATTAGTGTtgaggaaacaactttgagccatggcctcagggccgacgcggctcggttcgggttcggacgacggggatctccctagggcgttcctcgagcccgctgaggcggtcgggtgcggtgaccgatcgggacggtgtagccgtctcctccgggcaggaactcctcgcctgcgcgtccggaggggaccttcggcttcgcacctacacaaaggtcgagccgaggtgctcggcccgacccctccgacgatcaagttagcaaatgtggagggggtttcagatgaagaagtattTTTGTGTATCTGTCCCCCCCTCCCCTCCTTTCTAATGAACGAgagagtatttatagggaagcataccGCTTcttgagctgcccgcttgcagggggcaggctggtagcgtctgactttgtgttggcgtggcgtgaagaattgagccttggcaggatgttaatgtgcctcgatcgGCGTTTCGGTCTGCATTGGCCAGGTGCtgttgcgtgaggcgtcatctgacgtcagccgagtcttatcataattactatcttcatcatattcccccccgaagGAAGTCATGCCGTAAAAAgggggggtccgaggcatggcttcgacTTTGAGAAACTGTCCCAGCAGGGCGCCTTGCCGGAGGTGTGGGAATCGTGGAGTTTAGCAACTAAGAAGGGTCGGATTTGCAGCGGTGACCCAGGTAGCGTGCGGCCGACGAGCACACTTAGTAGGGCAAGCCGACGCATGGTGTaacctcggggagcatggagccgaggagcacgacgtaggcgggctggccgcgcaggtgtctctcgagagcatggggccgaggagccgaggagcacgacgcaggcgggttggctgcgcgggtgtgtctcgggaagcatagggctggggagccgaggagcacgatgcaggcgggttggccgtgcgggtgtgtctcgggaagcatggggccgaggagcacgatgcaggcgggttggccgcgcgagtgtgtctc
Coding sequences:
- the LOC135592485 gene encoding uncharacterized protein LOC135592485 isoform X2; translated protein: MGHIKVCLLKATNRTGRCNSQHTMVQPYRKELAKYFENNDDARSLTFLLPPLMEEDFAHEELHLVVDATHHMEHMETDEITSGLQKADRHQMPIST
- the LOC135592485 gene encoding uncharacterized protein LOC135592485 isoform X1 — its product is MGHIKVCLLKATNRTGRCNSQHTMVQPYRKELAKYFENNDDARSLTFLLPPLMEEDFAHEELHLVVDATHHMEHMETDEITSGLQKSCRQIATRCRSRLRVLRRI
- the LOC135592489 gene encoding jasmonate-induced oxygenase 2-like → MEVAQEWPEPIVRVQSLADAEAIPERYIKPPSERPNLNPGTAMAAGETECLPVVDLGGLRGGAAERQATMRAVSDACREWGFFQAVNHGVSPALTAAVREAWRQFFHLPMAEKQAYANSPTSFEGYGSRLGVKKGAILDWGDYFFLQLLPQSIKNYDKWPTLPASLRETTEAYGDELVKLCGVIKEVLSLTLGMDEGFLHRGFGEPGACMRVNFYPKCPQPELTLGLSPHSDPGGMTVLLTDEHVKGLQVRKADDWITVQPIPDALIVNIGDQIQVLTNATYKSVEHRVTVNATTERLSLAFFYNPDDDLPIEPAAELVTPTSPPVYKPMTFKEYKMYMRMLGPCGKSHVDLHKAA